CAGACTCTAAAACCGACTctattatttttaaaagtttgttTACTTTGTGTTTACTCGGAGTCTGACCGTGTCGGAGTACCGTGCCTATCTGTCAACtttttttgcatattattttgGAGTTCAGTTAACAGGCAGATGTTATCTGCACACTCTGTATATATTGGGTTGGGAACAGTaaggaaacaacaaaaatatacgCTATTCTTGAAATTTTATGAATCAGAAAATATGCATACCGCATCTAACGCCATATTTTTTGTTGCTGTTCTGCTTTAGGTTTCACCGAAAATAccgttaaattatttaatttagatgggacaccctgtatatgcaggTTTTAAAAGGCCCGTTATTTCTTATTCATAAATATCAAAGTATGGTACAAAAAATTTGTGCAGATCAGTAATAAatcattttataataattaaagaataggtaaatttatttACTAAGACCAATGAGAATAGATAGGTAATGATTTATATCCaataatttagaaaaattattttatatttttttaccttGAGTGAAGGTCTACCCCAAAATTCAAACAGGAAATAATGTAACACGTATATACTACAATTACATCCGCAATTTTTAAGTATATATACTATAGATCAATAAGCAATCGATATCAGTTTTTGTCAGTTAGTTTCAAGACTCGCAACACAGACCTATTTCTGCAAAATGTTCAAATTGGTGGTGTTGTCCGCTCTCGTAGCTCTCGCCGTAGCTAAACCCAGTGCAGTGTTGGTAGGTAGTCCAGTGGTGCATGCCTACAGCGCCCCAGTTGTAGCTGCAGTACCTTCAGCAGTCAGCCACACCTACAGAAAAGACGTAATCAGCGAACCCGCTGTCGTAGCCTACTCCGCTCCATTAGTTGCTGCTCCAGTAGTCCACAAAATTGTTGCTCCCGTTGCTGTTCCTGCAGCTGTCAGTTACAGCCACAGAAGCGACGTTATCAGCAAACCCGTTGTGGCTACTTACCATGCTCCCGTTTTGTCTTATGCCCATGCTCCTGCCGTCCACGCCTGGTAAAGAGGGAACTGACTTAGCTGAtgatagtaaaaaatattatatttattaaataaaaaaaaatatacactaaaatataatttCTTTTGCATCTTTTTTGACAATACCTTAACcataataattttctttttattttttatgatattttgtttgaAAGAACCGTGCTATTCCTCATCCGAAGTTTGTTCTTCTTCAAAGACTTCTATTCTAGGGGAGTGCATATaaattttcacttcggaaaaaatcaaacaagatagaacttttgtaatttcatttacctttaactacacgcgctggcgtattttgtacgccagatataagaattctactgcaaatatatttaaaaatttaatttttgaccttgtttatctctctaacctatcactggaatgtgttTTACAATTTGGTtctagtttcgttataatcggcgttctgggaagatcgtaatttacagtttattattatttgttgtttccagTGTTGGataatatacgccacgattacattaatataagtagtaatataagtacatatttcaattgttttttagttattatggcctaaaatatatttttctttataaacaatactttttctcctgtaaaaaatcacatttcaaaaaactttttattagtaattttatttatcatggcatccagttattccatgattccagttataaatcccaattggcttactgagaaggaactccaagtattcactgatgccgaataaagtttataacaaacaactaagtgtatttttcaaaaaaaaaataaacaaatccgctgtttttgtgtattttcttgtggcgtataaagtacgccacgcgtgtagttatgttataacttgatgcgcgcgtagttaaaggttaaaatacGGTCGTGCAACTGACACATGAAAAACATAGAAAATGCGAGGCATTTATTGGAAACGCACATGAAAATATTCAACTGTTTAAAACAAGTTATGGGATGATCGTTTTCCTTAGGAAAGTTTCTTTTATAACCTGGTTTTATGAAGTTATGTTCTTTTATAACCTGGTTTTATGAAGTTATGTACGTGTTTTCAAACGCCatgcgtgtagttatgttataacttgatgcgcgggtagttaaaggttaagaaatgtttaataaacaatatatcaaaaagttctactcgtgAAGTGgttgcttcattttttattaaaaaaatggactgcgaaaatagatgtttttttgaatacctccgaaaatataaatttttgaaaaaaaaaatgaattggccattgaaaaattcagaaaaatttACAACAataaccttatataaagatttttctaaaattaaatctgtagcttctataattttgttatttataacgctaaagtcaccctttcacaaacattggcgcactgtaaagtagcgtacggcgaagtgcatggttgagttattttaatgtaattctttaattaatcgatcaaataaaattttacaaattgaacataaaagaagaataattaagctatcataaagttataataaaaagaaacaaattaTATGTGCATAAGTACGGTGAGGGCTGAAAATGAGACTTaaatgaattttgtttgaaagtgatttaaaaatgtgtaactaatacaattccTCCTATAAACtttcaattttgcacaacttacctttcaatcatcttactacatgatgtttcattcaaaaaaaaatctcaaaaaattaattcaaatgatatgacgtctcaaaaaatgtaatttttaaaaatttcatagttttacagaattaacaccacTTTAAGATGATATTACTCATTttcaacagatctattacagttttgtaGGTGTTTTTTCAAAGCTCAGGATGCATTCTCTAAAATGCACttaattattttttactttagaagtgaaataaactatttatttttgagaaaattaagaaagataacaaaaatgtaataaaaaaaccgaaaattaccagctaaaaaaatgtttatacaaagtgatcaaaacttgtttttgtaaaacttatcttaaatacatttaataataagcttctgcaataataaatgttcaacaaaaaaatttttttttagctcttatacagtatgtctgcctattggaacttggaacctattgataactttttcactatcagtcttacgaaaaaaagttattctttataaaatagtatataatctaagatgcaaccatcaaatataaaattttattaattttatacaaggtacgtcaaaaaatatgaatttcactcaagagtaaagtacctttatatttcaaaatatcgaaaattgttatgaagaaaagttgtttggaattaaaaaatatgtttcagtgttgaactacatccttctaattaaatattgtgaataataatgGCACttgactcttaagaaaaattcatatttttatatacctcgtataaaactgaaaaagtttgatatctgatggttgtatcatagattttagaccaggtaaaacattttatgaagaataactttttttcttaaaattgataataaaatagatACAATCATTTTAGTAAAATGATGATGgttatccgtaatttgagaaaaaattgaaatttttttttcgattagaacaatgtaattgtatattaaaacatagtttttaatttcaaacaacttttcataatagcatttttttaatatcctggaatataaaggtactttactctttaaagaaattcatatttttgacataacccgtaaaaaattgataaaatttgatatctggtggttgagttttagatttttgactatccagagtattttatgatgaatacctttttttcttaaaattgaaaataaaaaagttttccgtgTGGTTCCTAGCttcgcaaacatactgtataagagtttctgtataagaattttcacattgtaatgccatattcggattcagcataaccaaaaacaaaatagaaacatatttgatcaaagtaacgatatttgtaaaattatttatacaaaaaaattgttagtctttaaaaaattaataaacaattagcggccaaatctgcgagtagaactttttactttaacctgtatataaactaacaaaaaaagttttagaaaaatataatcttgtttgaattattccgaaacaatgtatattttcgttctaattgcactcccctattccTGCTTGTTATCTGATTTTCGTTACTGCTTTACtctctaaatgtttttaattatCATTGTCTTCTTTTATTCTAGTTTGACCTGGCTTCTCTTTTCGATTATTGACGTATCGAGCCTATCGATTGGTGAATGTtattaatagtccagggcgcatctgtattGAGATGGACGTTGCgagatgactcaaatttttttgcagaaattgcttgaaaataactcaaataataatatttgagttatcctcccactcaaaatggtccggaacattgtataaataatcaaaatgtcaaaatatgcaggaaacattcgatttttttattggttttttgattgtaactttaaaactattcatttccgagaaaagttgtactgacataaaagttgcggaattaaatttcctacaatttaaaattggttgaaaatttaaaaaatagtcacccttgttgcaaaatagcaataattgcgaaaaaaccatacaaaaacaagtattcgcattttacgtatttcaaccatttatactacacttaggaccttcatattttacccagaaaaactatatcatatagtaaaacaacacagTAAAtgtaattaagatcggtttaatagattttgcaaaataaatttggaaatccagctttctcaaaaaaaattcatttttttaaattgttgcaggactaaaaataaagcatatagtaagttgatttttttttacttatagaagtgtactgtacctttcatttgaaatttgcaaaattaaaatcgaataaattATCACGgcatcaggaattttttaaataaacattaatttttggtgctacgcgcaggacagcggtgttctattcaaacaagttgatttccaccaaaatttcttccaatctttttctaatatattattttcttactctatattttgttgtattttaatattttaattccaccaaaaataaactaattttattattgtttgtgaaatattgtttaaacaattgaatatgtttaaaaataatacgattttattctccaagttaaaatatatgaacaaacaaagtgtttgctaaaaaagtgttatttcaaaggatagagtatgtgtttttattttgcaataaacaaatttacttatttatatcgaaatgtaataaaaattaaaatgtatcaatcattatcaaaggtcattggaatgcccaatcagagcaaactatccgctgtcctgcgcgtagcaccaataattaatgattatttaaaaaatttcctgacgccgtggtaattaatcgattttaattttgcaaatttcaaataaaaggtacagtacacttctataagcaaaaaaattcaacttactatatgctttatttttagtcccgcaacgatttaaaaaaatggatttttttgcgaaagctggattgcaaaatttatttttcaaaatatattaaaccgatcttaatgaaatttacagtgttgttttactatatcatataatttttctgggtaaaatatgaaggtactaagtgtagcataaatggttgaaaaacgtaaaatgcgaatacttgattttgtatgtttttttcgcaattattgctattttgcaacaagggtgactattttttaaatttttaactaatcctatattatAGGCAATTTAATTattcaacttttatgttagtataacttttctcggaaatgaatacttttaaagttataatcaaaaaaccaagaaacaAAACGAAttcttccttcattttttgacattttgattatttaaacaatgttccagacctttttgagagggaggataactcaagtaTTATTATCTGAGTTATATTCAAgcaatttcttcaaaaaaatttgagtcacctctcaacatccaaatgtactaatatttttgcagatgcgccctggtctataaattCATCGAATAACCTTCATATCGTATTTGTATATTATGTACGTTCttgtttttattttagaaatttgttTCTCCatttggttttatttattatCTTAGTTAGTTTGCATTGCCATGCATATTACAATGTGTGTCATATGAATAAAATTGTTCGTTCATGAAATGACAACAAAACGACTCGTGAACAAACTACAAAGTCACTTAACTTTCGAACAGATTCGGTTCCGCTCCTAATATGGAACCAATTATTATCAACCAATTAAAACAAGTGCATAGATAGTATGATGCTTAGATATTTAAACTTCTccaggcatcacactatctaaaCAGGGAACGCTCGAATTTGAAGTGGAAGTTAATAAAGCCAACCTAGCCGCAGGTTGcttgaatgaaacaatatgaagaaataaaaatattgaaaaagaaatgaaaggcagaatttacaaaacagtcatcagaccaataattacatacgctgcagaaacacgacctgatacacaAAGGACcaaatagtatgatacaattgatccaaaagatggcataacccagacatccaaagtgaaagatatcctccaacaccaaattgttttatatgatccacataatgttcagaaaaaagtcagaCCATTTTGGGCGTCGTGTTTGGGaaggagagggggaagaaatcggtaaattcgtagttttttacgtttttcgtcaatatttctaaaactatgcggtttagcatgaacaaccttctattcaaaaatgttctacaataaatttgaaataaaaaaggatgtatgcataatccttctaaaatgaacgtttccaaagttacggagttagtatagtataattagtccaaaaaaggcctaacccagacatccaaagtaaaagttggTTCAAATATTGTTcggtaaaaagttacaccattttgagcgaccggtttggggggagggagatggggaagaagtcggtaaattaggagttttttaagtttttcgtcaatattcctaaaactatgctttagcgtaaacaatgttctatacaaaaatgttctacataaaatttaaaacaaaaaagatccgatacacaattgttataaaatcaacggttccagagttacggaaggtgaaaagtggaggttttcgatattttttatattttttgggcaatttatgatgattttgggtgatgaggttgacgtttctttaaGGGCTTAtaactaacataccatcggccactaaaacagcaaattttatttacaaaacacaatcctgttaaaaaaatttctttcatcagtaatacttaaaattataaattgcccaaaaaatataaaaagtatcgaaaacctccacttttcaccctaagtaactctgaaaccgttgattttataacaattatgtttaggaccttttttgttttaaattttatgtagaacattttggtatagaacattgtttacgctaaagcatagttttagaaatattgacgaaaaatctaaaaaactactaatttaccgacttctcccccatctcccccacccccaaaccagacgctcaaaatggtgtaactttctACTGAACAATATTttgaccatatagaacaatttgttgttggaggaaaacttttactttggatgtttgggttaggccttttttggaccaattatactatactacctccttaactttgaaaccgttcattttaggaggattatgtatagggccttttttatttgaaatttaatgtagaacattttgtatagaaggttgatcatgctaaaccgcatagctttagaaatattgacgaaaaacctaaaatacTACGAATTTGCGGATTTCTCCCCCCCTCTCCCAcccaaaacccgacgctcaaaatggtgtgactttctCCGAACATTTTGTGGAccacatagaacaatttggtgttggaggataactttcactttggatgtctgggtttgggtctagttataccatattAAAAATAGTGTTATAAGCAGCAGATATTAACTTACTTCAAAAAATTGATCGTAATCTATGGGATTTATATCTAAATCTATGGAAGAGAGCTAGAAGTGTAGATATACGATGGTAATGCAAGATGGACAACATAACTAGCTGggcaaaaaacagaagagtaaaaTAAAACGACCACacaagccgaatgacaacaaatattgCAATAAGGATGGCGAGAGACGGTTCGccaataagaagacgatcagcgggaagaccacgaaaactttggctgacaacttactggagaaacgttgaaaaacagacagagtcatgtctacagaaaaagaagaattagTGCACAGAATAAAAGCCTAGTTTTCTTCTATTTGTAGATTACGAATTGATTACGATTGAATAACACTATTAATCATCACAAAAAGAGTCGATTATTGGCGGACCGGCGCATTATCTACCGCTATTATCTTGATTAAGAGTATATACGAAACAGGTACAACTTGTGCACGACTTCATAAAGACACCAAAAACATTCGGATAGAACGTGGAATTAGACAGGGTGTTACTATTTTGCCAAATGTGTTTACAGCTGTACTCGAATATATATTTAAACGAATGGGAAGGGAGAGGATTATAATATGGGAATTAATATGATGAAAGAGAATCTgacctaagatttgccgatgacattaTCTTAATACCTTATAGCATTGCCAGATCTACAAAAGTTATCAAAAAACTTTTTGAAGGCTAAAAACAATAGACATTAAAATTAACACTTCAAGGATCAAATTTGTGACCAGTATTTTAATAATCCACACAATTCAAATTGTACGTCCGTCGGCCAAATAACAGATGAGAAATCTCTTGGACATGCGATTTGCTGCCGAGATAATCATTCAACTGTAATACAAAGAAGGATAAATCTCATTTGGGCTACCTTTAGCAAATTAAACAAACATTGTAGTTGgcgtacgcatagctaacatgtcaaagaaaaaaagtgatatggtgccgatgtgagcttttgccctgggggtgagtttcaccttatctcgggggtgaaaaaatatatgttcaagataagtcccgaaatgaataaactgactaattttaagcaacttttgttctatagagttttttcacgaaatcaatacatttcgagttatttgcaagtgaatatgttcactttgaacaaaataaccacgtttttatacggtttttcgcaaataactcaaaacgtaagcattttgtcgaaaaaaatattcttagcaaagcTATAGcctaaaaaaaagtgaaaaaaagggTGTGTATATTAGGTTTccatacctagcaaaagcagagttatagcgaatgaaaaataggttcatattcgaaaaattccaaatagaataattcaatgtgaaatatccaaataatgaagcattcttggggaaaaaacattttaacttttttgaagtgtttaaaaaacctttatttctgtttgtataaaaaatttcaagcatcaaatataagcaagttacgctcaaaataaagttggtcccttttgttttggcaaaaaaaaatcaggatgatcaccccctaattagccacttaaatgaaattaatcgttaccgcttcataagttactttatttatgttgtgtttatatgatctataagtttcatcgattaagtgtttatttttgaaaaaaattggttttaaagtaaaatttttaaaaattttaaatttttttcaaaataacttaaaaattgttagagataccaaaaatcttaaacaatcaAAAAATTCGGCtatacttttctgaatattttgaattcttttgtttttctgtaagacaaaaattggttaagattcggtgtttctaaatttgcatacactcgtgataagtgagtCATTCAAGcctttttaactacagctttttcaaaaataagcactttgaaccgatgaaacttacagatcatatgattaatacatacgcgagtaaaaaacttgtgaagtggtaacaattaagttcatttgaaatgctaattaggagATGATTTTCCCGTTttgttaccaaaaaaagggaccaactttattttgagcgtaacttgtttacttttgatgctaaaaaaatttttttaataacaaaaataagcatttttaagcactttaaaaaagtttaaatgagttttcaccaaataagtgcttcgttttttggttgtgacacgttaaaatattcgatttggaatttgacgaatatgaacctatttttcattagctacaactctgcttctactaggtgtggtgacttaatatatacaccatgtatACACCATATATACACCATATATACACCACGTGCTATATTtttaataagaatttttttccgaccaaatacttactttttgagtgatttgcgaaaaaccgtctgaaaacgtggttattttgtagaaaaattaacatattcactcgcaaataactcaaaaagtattaacttggtgaaaaaactttatagagcaaaagttgcttagaattagtcattttatctattTCAGGACTTATTTCGCACATATATTTTTCATccacaaaagggggtgaaactcacccctagggcaaaagcacacattggcacaatatcactttttttctttaacttgttagctatgtgtgtgccaaatttcatgtcaatccaatcggttttttaaaatttagaggttttgcaatattttacctttaaagaacgtactacagTCTGTCTGAAAAGAAAtgttttaaccttcggatgaccaaggggggtaaatttggaccccagcgtatgtttttctttactaaattcaaaagtattttcattttttaactcattatttttttatttgactttaatatcattctaggtATCTtcatattttcaaataaaaaaaattacctatattttacgaataaaaaatatattctaaagttgatgtttagtaaaataccgtctattatgtggatttttaattagttttacacggcgcgttatcaaaatctatttttagactgtggtgcctATTATGTAGGaatcatgacattcctgtctgctacagttagtcattattattatttcctggcgtatattattatagtttcttagtattttgtgtataAGATATAGCCCGCAGATATCttactgaggctgagttacaggaaattgttactgctagcgatttttgtgatgatatagaagatgaaatagtatcagaaaacgaggatgtattgttagatgaagatttaaatgctgaaaacattcattccag
This genomic window from Diabrotica virgifera virgifera chromosome 1, PGI_DIABVI_V3a contains:
- the LOC114340795 gene encoding cuticle protein 16.5-like translates to MFKLVVLSALVALAVAKPSAVLVGSPVVHAYSAPVVAAVPSAVSHTYRKDVISEPAVVAYSAPLVAAPVVHKIVAPVAVPAAVSYSHRSDVISKPVVATYHAPVLSYAHAPAVHAW